From a region of the Candidatus Brocadia sp. genome:
- the pabC gene encoding aminodeoxychorismate lyase, which produces MSSVIFLNNAFIEETAGKLQVLDRGFLYGDGLFETLRVYDRKPFRLDAHFTRLVNSARYFDIPFRYTAQNLQQIIEELLTRNGLQNAYVRMTLSRGFGMNGLITAGICQPTFLIHTKPLTAYPASLYKTGVSLVISSVRRSTTCPIAKHKTLSYLTNYLIKKEAVDQGAHDALIMNTENHITECAVSNVFIVERNAVITPSLKANLLPGVTRGVIMELCKENGVPVTEELFGLERVLAADEVFLTNSLMEVMPVSKINEHPIGKLVPDVITSLFHDKYQALTR; this is translated from the coding sequence ATGTCCAGCGTTATCTTCTTAAATAATGCTTTCATAGAAGAAACAGCCGGCAAATTGCAGGTCCTAGACCGGGGTTTTCTTTATGGGGATGGACTTTTCGAAACCCTGAGAGTCTATGACAGAAAACCCTTTCGGCTCGATGCCCATTTCACCCGCCTCGTAAATTCTGCACGGTATTTTGATATCCCTTTTCGTTATACAGCTCAAAACCTGCAACAAATTATTGAAGAACTCCTTACCAGGAATGGCCTGCAGAATGCCTATGTCCGGATGACATTGTCTCGCGGATTTGGAATGAATGGCCTCATTACGGCAGGTATATGCCAACCCACCTTTTTGATTCATACAAAACCGCTTACTGCTTATCCTGCCTCACTCTATAAAACAGGTGTATCGCTTGTTATCTCCTCTGTCAGGAGAAGCACCACGTGTCCCATCGCAAAGCATAAGACGCTCAGCTATTTGACGAATTATCTTATTAAGAAAGAGGCTGTTGACCAGGGCGCCCATGATGCGCTTATTATGAATACCGAGAACCACATCACCGAGTGTGCTGTTAGCAATGTCTTCATCGTTGAAAGAAATGCCGTTATCACTCCTTCCCTGAAGGCAAATCTCCTGCCCGGCGTTACCCGCGGGGTCATCATGGAACTCTGCAAAGAAAACGGCGTACCGGTAACGGAAGAGCTGTTTGGATTAGAAAGGGTATTGGCGGCCGATGAAGTCTTTCTTACCAACTCTCTGATGGAAGTGATGCCTGTCTCCAAAATTAATGAACACCCCATAGGGAAACTTGTGCCAGACGTCATAACAAGCCTTTTCCATGATAAGTACCAGGCATTAACCCGTTGA